TCTCGTATAAGCTAACTAAATTTTCCTAATACAATGACTTATATGGATCATTTTTACCAAAAGGAACCAACTAATTTTGCAGAATAGTAATCTGAAAAGTAAATTATAATAAATCTTTGAGATTTATCCTCAACTATTATTAAATTATCgattaatcaattttaaaaaaaatctaaactattacaaaatcaaataatttcccaataaaaattaaatctaAACCTTTACTAAGTTATTAAACTAAAAATCCAAATAATTAAtagcatttttaaaatttaaattatcaattttaatttatttttgaacaaCCCTAATATGGAGTGCCCTTTTATAAAATACAAGGCAATGTCAAAGATTGTTTGGTTGGTAGAAATTTAATCttcacataaaatataatattaattaaaatattattttttccacAAATAATATGTGaaaatctatattatattatgagaaaataaaatataaaacaaaactaataatgcataaattaAAAGCACTAAGATGAAAAAGCCAACCCTTTGTAACTTCTAcgtatttattttaaaagtaaagtaatttttaaaattattaaattctaTATTAATTTTGCAATATATTAAACTAAacttctaataaaatattatgaggccgtttgaattgacttataatttatttttaattttttttgagtgtttgactggccAATTTAAAGTCAtgtgcttaaaataaatccctaataaatagttgaatttatttaaataaacttattttaaatagcttataagtcaaatttttttttttgatctgcatctattttttttaagcaGTTTTTAATTTAGACTTCTTTTAACCCCAAATTCAGCCATAGGAGCAGCCCTAATTCCTTTTCGGGTTAATTGAATTCCCCTCCGCCGTGAACTGATTGCGACTCCGCGTCCACCGGAATTGAGTTTCGAGTTCCCATTTTTGTCTCCGGTGAAATTTCTGTGAgtgaaatggagaagaagacgAAGAGGGCAACGAAGCCAACACGCGACGGTTCCGAATTCAACATCTGGTCTTTTCTGACTCAAAGGGGCACTACATCTTCCTTCATTTGCATCACTCTGTTTGCTATTTTGGTGCGAATTGCAGTATCAGTCCACCCCTATTCAGGCGCCGGAACTCCGCCTAAGTATGGGGATTACGAAGCTCAGCGGCATTGGATGGAGATCACTCTTAATCTCCCTGTTAAAGAATGGTACCGAAATAGCACTGTCAATGATCTGAAATACTGGGGTCTAGATTACCCTCCTCTTACAGCTTATCAGAGCTATATTCATGGCCTTTTCCTCAGATATTTTGATCCACAGTCAGTTGAACTCTACACTTCCCACGGCTACGAGTCTTATATTGGGTATGATGTGGGAGATCGATTTCAaagttttgatattttgggacTAACTACTGGAAGATGAGATGATAAATGAATTTGATCTGTGTTGGTTGTTTGATGCAGAAAATTGTTGATGCGGTGGACAGTATTATTGTCCGATGTCCTAATATTTTTTCCTgctgttatttattttattattgtatattaCTCCGGTAGTCATGAGGGGTCGAAAAGTGGTAGGCTGTGGCACTTTGCCATGATTTTGTTGAATCCGTGTCTCATCTTGATTGATCATGGTCATTTTCAGGTACTATATCTCTCCTGGTCTGGGATTTGCCTGTTGGATTTGAAGTGTTTTTTCATTGGTTTGAGTGCTTTGGTCTTTGATTCGATTTCTTTGATGACAGTACAATTGTATTAGTTTGGGGCTTACTGTTGCTGCGGTTTCTGCAATCCTATCTGATAGCGACATTGTTGGTTCGATCTTGTTCACTCTTGCTCTTAACCATAAACAGGTACCATTCTTTTTATGTGTATTATATCCCAACTAATAAAGCAAATTTGAACATGTAATTTATACATATTTGTGCTTGGATATACAAATACCAAATTGTGATTGTGCAAGTTAACTTTTcatttaatggtggaaaaactaagatatacaataatatttttgtcaCAAACATAGTATTTCGTGGCAATCAGTAAGCTTGATTTCTGATTGGTGACTGAATGTCTATGCTAATTTGTATTTGGTGGTATTCCTAATGTCCTAAGAAAAACTGAAGCCAAATTCAAGAGATGAAAAGGATATAATTTCTAAAGAGAGGAAGTAGAGTCATTCTGTAGAGATGAAAAGGAAAGAATTTCTAAAGGGAGGAAGTGGAGTTTATGCCTACATAAGAAATAATCAATGACCAAAGCAGCCTAcagaaagggaaaaaaagtgCAAAGATCTAAGGTTCTACTAGACATGCATGCAAGAGTGTAGTAGATGTGTTGGACCAAAGCCCTTTTTGCCTAGTATGTGCCTCTTCCACCAACACTTTGccttcctcatctttgatgcACTTTGCTTGGTCTAGGTCATGGGCCTTCCTCTCACTCACCTTGGCTAGCCTGTACAGCTTCTTGTCCCTGCCTTTGTCCCCAAGTTCTTCATACAAACATCCAAAGCTGCAGTCTGAGCCATTGTAACCACTAACTTTGCCTCCTTTTTGCCTTCTTATACCACTCCCTATTTGTCCTCTTCTCCTCCCCCGTCTTTGTTTTCTTGGCTTCAACTTTACCTTGGACCTCTCTATTCCACCATCAGTCCCCTTTGTGTCCGACAAAGTAGCTCTTCGAAACCCCTAGTATCTCTGTAGTTGCTTCCATAATGCAAGATGCTGTCATGGTCGATATGCTACTTGCTACTCCTCCAAGTCCCCATCGCCCGAAACTTCTCCTCCAACTCCTGAGCTAAACTTACCACTTGATCTTTGGTTGACCATACACAACAATGAGCACTCAACTACTAGTAAAAGGGGAGAAAGTTGACTTTGAGAAACAAGGTGCATCTGCTGCTTAATTAATAGGCAAGCTTGTTTTATATATCCTCAAGATGGCTTGAGtaggagctttccctttctcTGCTGTTTGTGCTTGCCTCTCCCTCTTTGAATTAAAAAAGGCAGGGAGTCGGCCAGTCTATTTTTAACAAGGGTAAGCCAATTTGGTAAGTAAGAGTATATAATGTAATTTGTTTTATGAGATCAATTTCTAGAAGGACTAAATTCAGATCCATATAAATGTAGCCTAAACATGATTCACAAAGCTTTTAGGTTCTATTTTTTCATACTACATCTGCTATGTCTTTTATGTTTCTTCTATTTCAATACATTATCATGATGTGAATATATTTATGTGCTTTATTAgttcataatatttttcttctagGTGTTTGTTAGCATATGTGACAAATTTGAAATCTTGAATGGCTCTCTAGTTTGCTGAAACAAGGATCAAATAAGTTTTGACTAAGAATTGATGATCCACTCCTATGTGATAAATCATGCAAGTCATAATAGGTGCTTAATCACTAAACTTGTCCAATAGTGTCAAATGAAATTAGGGGAAGGTAGTATCCCcttcacacacatatatatatatacacacactatatggcactcttttcatttttaattcatTTCAAAAAGATTGGTACTTTTTTATAATTGAAAATGTCTTACCgtctcaaaaaaaattgaaaatgtcTAGTTCTAATATTTCCATTTTACCCTCAATTGACACTTTCTTATAGTAatgtcatatcatatttaagactAGAAGATTCTGAAGGTATTGTTGGTAACTTGGTATGTTGTGCATATTTGGCTTATTTGTAAGTCTTTCTTTTAAACTCTACGCctaatcaaatattatcatataaaatcaaatgAGGGGAACAATAATTACCTGGATTAATATTTAGCTACGTGATTTTCAGTTGATGCTGAGGTTATGATATCTTACTTGAGTAACTTGATGTATGATAAACTTATGCCAATTTTTTGTTATTGTGCTTGACTATCTACTAGATTTACTGGGAGTTACTCTTTAAAGTTATTGGTGTTTTGTCGCTTGCTCCGTTGTATTATCAAGTTTTACTTACAGATCTTGATTTATGCAGATGAGTGCCTATTTTGCACCTGCATTTTTTGGCTATCTCTTTGGAAAATGCTTAAGGCGCCATAATCCTTTTCTTGAGGTCTTGAAATTGGGCTTGGCGGTGTTAGGAACATTCACTGTTCTTTGGTGGCCATATCTTTATTCTTTGGAAGCACCTTTCGAGGTAAAAGAATGTTGCTTTAAATTGCAAGTACATTGAATCATGATTTATGTGCTTTAAGTTACTGGTTCCATTGGTTTGAGAGATGACATCCAATATCCTAAAATCTCCTCAGCTAATAGTTGGAGGACTTACCATCGTTATATATGTTTTTCAAAATACTGTTTCAGGACTCGTGCCAAGGCTTGTCTTGGTGAAGGGCGAGCTGAAATTGCTTGAGATAAATTAAGCTACATTGTGCTGTTTTTGTTTTGTTCAAATGCCTAAGCAAGTAGGATGCCTTTTGAGCCTCAATTTTGCTAAAGATTTAAGGAAAACAGATGATATACTTATGTTAAACTCTTTTTGAGAAATAAACGAAATGAAAAAAGAATTGAGAGAACACATGATTTCTAATGTCTTGCGACATATTTTTATAGGCACATTGTACAACGTATATAGCTATATATATGACGTCAGATATTAACATTACATGACATTAAGTATGATTATTTTACACGTGACTATCtaataatcatatcataaacatttgctttATGTTAAAAACGGGGAATGCAAACGAAAGTCGGAATGCCAATATTAGTTTCTAGGTTTATTTGAAATTGGACTTTTCTTTCTAAGATTGATAATTTTAACACCATTTAATTGATTTCTTATAATCTAACAAACATTTTTTGCCCCTATGGTTTTGGTCTAGTGGTGAGAGCGCAACATGTAATGTGTGACTATCtaataatcatatcataaacatttgctttATGTTTATGACGTCAGATATTAACATTACATGACATTAAGTGTGATTATTTTACATGTGACTATCtaataatcatatcataaacatttgctttATGTTAAAAACGGGGAATGCAAAAGAAAGCCGGAATGCCAATATTAGTTTCTAGGTTTATTTGAAATTGGACTTTTCTTTCTAAGATTGACAATTTTAACACATTTAATTGATTTCTTATAatctaacaaatattttttgcCCCTATGGTTTTGGTCTAGTGGTGAGAGCGCAACATGTAATGTGTGGATTAAGCGTACGTCACAGATTCAAACTCCGCCACAAACAAAAGTTTGGTAtaagtggagaagggtagaggATCAGGGTCACTATGCATCGAGTTTCGAACTGTGCGCCATGTGCCCTTTGGGATTTCTCAGTTATAATAGAAACAAAATTTAACAAAGATTTTTTTAGCAATGATGTGCATTTACtcattcttaatttttttagtattgTTTTACTTATTCAGATAGTATGTCATCGTACTAatctataaattttaaaacttatgGTTGTCACGCCTCTTTCCTTAGGCATATCCTTGCCAGATAGAGATAAAATGCCATACATTTGCCTGTTAAAGAACGGTTCTACCTTATTTTCTTGATATTGCATATTGCATTTGTAAATCTTGTGCATAGGTGAAGGACAGTTTAGGATATTTCCTATTGGTTACATTAGAG
The sequence above is a segment of the Solanum dulcamara chromosome 11, daSolDulc1.2, whole genome shotgun sequence genome. Coding sequences within it:
- the LOC129874615 gene encoding probable dolichyl pyrophosphate Man9GlcNAc2 alpha-1,3-glucosyltransferase, which translates into the protein MEKKTKRATKPTRDGSEFNIWSFLTQRGTTSSFICITLFAILVRIAVSVHPYSGAGTPPKYGDYEAQRHWMEITLNLPVKEWYRNSTVNDLKYWGLDYPPLTAYQSYIHGLFLRYFDPQSVELYTSHGYESYIGKLLMRWTVLLSDVLIFFPAVIYFIIVYYSGSHEGSKSGRLWHFAMILLNPCLILIDHGHFQYNCISLGLTVAAVSAILSDSDIVGSILFTLALNHKQMSAYFAPAFFGYLFGKCLRRHNPFLEVLKLGLAVLGTFTVLWWPYLYSLEAPFEVLSRLAPFERGIYEDYVANFWCTTSVIVKWKRRFSTQTLRILSLVSTVSTCLPSMLLLILAPSRRNFLFGLLSSALSFYFFSFQVHEKSILLPLLPASFLAIDEPLIFRWLTYFALLSMFPLLRRDELIIPYIALNGLFVLLYNAPGQREDTKETRSPSTTLKYFVIACSLLLHIVYLMVTPPRRYPFLFEAVMMLLCFSQFFFIFMYTNMKQWKLFKLSGQTVGEKKNV